Proteins encoded within one genomic window of Streptomyces sp. NBC_01314:
- the asnB gene encoding asparagine synthase (glutamine-hydrolyzing), which yields MCGIAGTYRWPDGKVVTDRLTDTLAHRGPDGAGRYGHSVGDGEVHLGHRRLAIIDLSETGAQPMVSDGLVLTYNGELYNAPELRAELAAAGVRFRGTSDTEVLLEAWRRWGTDCLPRLRGMFAFGIFDERTGELVLARDQLGIKPLFLLRRGEGLVFASELKALAAVTGGSLQVDHAALVASLLYYWVPDSRCAFREAEKLPPGSWLRCRPDGRVDRGRYWQLKDVAAEGRERARAGEQPDLAAVVEESTRRHLLSDVPVATFLSGGLDSSYLTALAARDRPGISAYTIGFRAEDAKFEAMPDDLRYARQVAERFGVDLHEIEIAPNVLDLLPQMTYHLDEPIGDPAAINTFLICSAAREAGVKVMLSGMGADELFAGYRKHLANLLALRYQRIPRPLRRGLSRVVDRLPVASARRGYRSVRFAKRFLSFADLPEETAFRRSYTMYDQNELLALVDPDLAGTVDDVLTEHADIYQDNDLDDFVNRMCLGDARMFLPGLNLAYTDRSSMAASTEVRVPYVDVEVVKAAFAVPGDRKIVGRQGKAVLKEAAASVLPREIVYRPKGLFSAPLRAWMSRDLAPLVREVVNDGELVRSGLLRRDALARMVAEDAAGQRDFSKHLWHVLTLEYWYRGATSGSGQNAP from the coding sequence ATGTGTGGCATCGCAGGCACATACCGATGGCCGGACGGGAAGGTCGTGACCGACCGGCTCACCGATACCCTCGCCCACCGCGGTCCGGACGGGGCGGGCCGGTACGGCCACTCCGTCGGTGACGGCGAAGTTCACCTCGGGCACCGCCGGCTGGCCATCATCGACCTGTCCGAGACCGGCGCCCAGCCGATGGTCTCGGACGGCCTCGTCCTGACGTACAACGGCGAGCTGTACAACGCGCCGGAGCTGCGTGCCGAGCTGGCAGCCGCCGGGGTGCGCTTCCGCGGTACCTCCGACACCGAGGTGCTGCTGGAGGCCTGGCGGCGCTGGGGCACCGACTGCCTGCCCCGGCTGCGCGGCATGTTCGCGTTCGGGATCTTCGACGAGCGCACCGGTGAACTGGTGCTCGCCCGCGACCAGCTCGGCATCAAGCCGCTGTTCCTGCTCCGGCGCGGCGAGGGTCTGGTGTTCGCCTCCGAACTCAAGGCGCTCGCCGCCGTGACCGGCGGATCGCTGCAGGTGGACCATGCGGCGCTGGTCGCGTCGCTGCTGTACTACTGGGTGCCGGACTCACGGTGCGCGTTCCGCGAAGCGGAGAAGCTGCCGCCCGGGAGCTGGCTGCGGTGCAGGCCCGACGGGCGGGTGGATCGCGGGCGGTACTGGCAACTGAAGGATGTCGCCGCCGAGGGCAGGGAGCGGGCCCGGGCCGGCGAGCAGCCGGATCTCGCTGCCGTCGTCGAGGAGTCGACTCGGCGCCACCTGCTCTCCGACGTGCCTGTGGCGACCTTCCTCTCCGGCGGGCTGGACTCCAGCTACCTGACCGCGCTGGCGGCCCGCGACCGCCCCGGGATCTCCGCCTACACGATCGGGTTCCGCGCCGAGGACGCCAAATTCGAGGCGATGCCGGACGACCTTCGTTATGCCCGGCAGGTGGCCGAGCGGTTCGGCGTCGACCTGCATGAGATCGAGATCGCTCCGAACGTGCTCGATCTGCTGCCGCAGATGACGTACCACCTGGACGAGCCGATCGGCGACCCTGCCGCGATCAACACGTTCCTGATCTGTTCGGCCGCCCGGGAGGCCGGGGTGAAGGTGATGCTCTCGGGGATGGGTGCCGACGAGCTGTTCGCCGGTTACCGCAAGCACCTGGCCAATCTGCTCGCGCTGCGCTACCAGCGCATCCCACGGCCCCTGCGGCGCGGCCTGTCCAGGGTCGTGGACCGGCTGCCGGTCGCGTCGGCCCGCCGGGGGTACCGGTCGGTGCGCTTCGCGAAACGGTTCCTGTCCTTCGCCGATCTGCCGGAGGAGACCGCGTTCCGGCGCAGCTACACCATGTACGACCAGAACGAGCTGCTCGCCCTGGTCGATCCGGACCTGGCCGGGACGGTCGACGACGTGCTGACCGAGCACGCGGACATCTACCAGGACAACGACCTCGACGACTTCGTCAACCGCATGTGCCTGGGCGACGCCCGTATGTTCCTGCCGGGCCTGAACCTCGCGTACACGGACCGGTCGAGCATGGCCGCGTCGACCGAGGTGCGGGTGCCGTACGTGGACGTCGAGGTGGTGAAGGCGGCGTTCGCCGTGCCCGGTGATCGCAAGATCGTCGGACGGCAGGGCAAGGCCGTCCTCAAGGAGGCGGCCGCCTCGGTCCTGCCCCGGGAGATCGTGTACCGGCCCAAGGGCCTGTTCAGCGCCCCGCTGCGGGCCTGGATGAGCCGGGACCTGGCGCCCCTGGTGCGCGAGGTGGTGAACGACGGCGAGCTCGTCCGTTCAGGGCTCCTGCGCCGTGACGCCCTGGCGCGGATGGTCGCCGAGGACGCCGCCGGACAGCGGGACTTCTCCAAGCATCTGTGGCATGTGCTGACCCTCGAGTACTGGTATCGCGGCGCGACCTCCGGGTCCGGCCAGAACGCTCCTTGA
- a CDS encoding alginate lyase family protein, which produces MTVSSGSPGWYLRRLSRMGPREVGGRVGDAVRRRRWRTARPNCPSVTGARFTAVLPAGTIAAVPPDAAKRLVAEADRLMDGHAEYFGVDRDDLADPDWFYDPKTGRRAPVGYAFDVPYRDEDAVGDIKQIWELSRHHHLTVLAAAYAITGDERYAERVAEHLRSWWAANAPLSGVHWTSGIELGIRLLSWVWIRRLLDGWPGAADLFEGNPVALQQIWHHQRWLAAFPSRGSSANNHVIAEAAGQSAAACAFGWFPSSARWRADALRSLERQLRSNTFGSGLNRELATEYHGLVLELGLAAVAEADASDVPVPASIRLVLLRMTDALAAVVDNRLRPPRQGDADDGHGLVVDGAGTDRWGSLLATGDAVFGRLAWWPTVTGTDVRTPLLAALIRPYSKSGTAPAVSRPASRPAHFADAGMTILRGPEKIWCRCDGGPHGFLSIAAHAHADALSVEVRHDGVDVLSDPGTYCYHGQPEWRQYFRSTLGHNTLRLDGADQSVSGGPFLWTRHARSRVLVADTSDASDQGTVRWCAEHDGYRPSVHRRRVELTAASQELRVVDEVRGQHSPRRAAHLAFHLGPAIAADLVGNRAVLTWTRDGEDRSATLDLPAQLSWRAHRGESDPSLGWYSAGFGRKEPTTTLVGTGFADGTQGFTTVLRFRG; this is translated from the coding sequence ATGACTGTGAGCTCGGGGAGTCCGGGCTGGTACCTGCGGCGGCTGTCCCGGATGGGGCCGCGGGAGGTCGGCGGCCGGGTGGGCGACGCGGTGCGCAGACGGCGGTGGCGCACGGCGCGGCCCAACTGCCCGAGCGTGACCGGCGCCCGGTTCACCGCGGTGCTGCCCGCGGGGACGATCGCCGCGGTGCCACCGGACGCCGCGAAACGCCTCGTCGCCGAGGCGGACCGGCTGATGGACGGGCATGCCGAGTATTTCGGGGTGGACCGCGACGACCTGGCCGACCCGGACTGGTTCTACGACCCGAAGACCGGGCGCCGGGCACCGGTGGGCTACGCGTTCGACGTGCCGTACCGCGACGAGGACGCGGTCGGGGACATCAAGCAGATCTGGGAGCTGTCCCGGCATCACCATCTCACCGTGCTCGCCGCCGCCTACGCGATCACCGGGGACGAGCGGTACGCCGAGCGGGTGGCCGAACACCTGCGGTCGTGGTGGGCGGCCAACGCGCCGCTGAGCGGAGTGCACTGGACCAGCGGCATCGAGCTGGGGATCCGGCTGCTGTCCTGGGTGTGGATCCGCCGGCTGCTCGACGGCTGGCCGGGCGCGGCCGATCTGTTCGAGGGCAACCCTGTGGCGCTCCAGCAGATCTGGCACCACCAGCGCTGGCTGGCCGCCTTCCCCAGCCGGGGGTCCTCGGCGAACAACCACGTCATCGCGGAGGCCGCCGGGCAGTCCGCCGCGGCCTGCGCGTTCGGATGGTTCCCCTCCTCGGCGCGTTGGCGAGCCGACGCGCTGCGGTCGCTGGAGCGGCAGCTGCGCAGCAACACCTTCGGCTCCGGTCTCAACCGCGAGCTGGCCACCGAGTATCACGGACTGGTGCTGGAGCTCGGCCTGGCCGCGGTGGCGGAGGCGGATGCCTCCGACGTGCCGGTCCCCGCGTCGATCCGGCTGGTGCTGCTGCGCATGACCGACGCGCTCGCGGCCGTCGTGGACAACCGGCTACGGCCGCCACGTCAGGGTGACGCGGACGACGGGCACGGTCTGGTCGTGGACGGCGCGGGCACCGACCGCTGGGGCTCGCTGCTGGCCACCGGGGACGCCGTGTTCGGCCGGCTCGCCTGGTGGCCGACGGTGACCGGCACCGACGTGCGCACCCCGCTGCTGGCCGCGCTCATCCGGCCCTACTCGAAGAGTGGAACCGCACCGGCCGTGTCCCGCCCGGCGAGCCGGCCGGCCCATTTCGCCGACGCGGGGATGACCATCCTGCGCGGTCCGGAGAAGATCTGGTGCCGCTGCGACGGTGGCCCGCACGGGTTCCTGTCCATCGCCGCGCACGCTCACGCGGACGCGCTGTCCGTGGAGGTCCGGCACGACGGGGTCGATGTGCTCTCCGACCCGGGGACGTACTGCTACCACGGGCAGCCCGAGTGGCGGCAGTACTTCCGGTCGACCCTCGGTCACAACACCCTGCGACTGGACGGTGCTGACCAGTCCGTCTCCGGCGGCCCGTTCCTGTGGACCCGGCATGCCCGCAGCCGGGTCCTGGTCGCGGACACCTCCGACGCCTCCGACCAGGGGACGGTCCGCTGGTGCGCCGAGCACGACGGCTACCGGCCCTCCGTGCACCGTCGCCGGGTGGAGCTGACGGCCGCGAGCCAGGAGCTGAGGGTGGTCGACGAGGTCCGCGGCCAACACAGCCCGCGCCGGGCCGCGCACCTGGCGTTCCATCTCGGCCCGGCGATCGCCGCGGACCTGGTGGGGAACCGGGCGGTGCTCACCTGGACCCGGGACGGCGAGGACCGCTCGGCGACGCTCGACCTGCCCGCGCAGCTGAGCTGGCGGGCGCATCGCGGCGAGAGCGACCCGTCGCTGGGCTGGTACTCCGCCGGCTTCGGGCGCAAGGAACCCACCACCACGCTGGTCGGCACGGGTTTCGCCGACGGCACGCAGGGGTTCACCACCGTACTCAGGTTCCGCGGCTAG
- a CDS encoding glycosyltransferase: protein MHVIVVHNRYASAQPSGENKVVDQEVALLRGAGHRVGVFERRSDDIAGRSLLGKAALPLLVPWNPAVRTELAARLRSERPDVVHVHNVFPLLSPAVLAACADAGVPAVATLHNYTQVCPPGTLQRDGRPCTECVGSTPLPAVRHGCYRNSRLATVPLAVSLSVNRRRWWSGVERFFCISAAQRDVLVRSGMPAERLAVKHNFVPDPGACRSGAGEHLLYLGRLAEAKGVRLLMAAWDELAADGGVGVPLVIAGTGPLEPEVTAWAAGRDDVRYVGLYDTAECQKAVARSVAVVAPSTWLEAFGLVVVEAMAAGVPVVAAGHGAFVELVEDGVTGLLHRPGEPASLASCLRRITAEPARNGEMGQAARRRYERDFSPAVGLERLVDEYRTAIAGRSGGGDSPPPVGDKSTGSRRGHPRERDGGSQ from the coding sequence ATGCACGTCATCGTGGTGCACAACCGCTACGCCTCGGCGCAGCCGAGCGGGGAGAACAAGGTCGTCGACCAGGAGGTGGCGCTGCTGCGCGGGGCCGGCCACCGGGTCGGGGTGTTCGAGCGGCGCAGCGACGACATCGCCGGCCGGTCCCTGCTGGGCAAGGCCGCGCTACCGCTGCTGGTGCCGTGGAACCCGGCGGTCCGCACGGAGCTCGCCGCCCGGCTCCGCAGCGAACGGCCGGACGTGGTGCACGTCCACAACGTCTTCCCGCTCCTGTCGCCGGCGGTGCTGGCCGCCTGCGCCGACGCCGGCGTGCCCGCCGTCGCCACCCTGCACAACTACACCCAGGTCTGCCCGCCGGGCACGCTGCAGCGGGACGGCCGGCCGTGCACGGAGTGCGTCGGGTCCACGCCGCTGCCCGCCGTCCGGCACGGCTGCTACCGCAACTCCCGGCTGGCCACGGTGCCGCTCGCGGTCAGCCTGTCGGTCAACCGGCGGCGGTGGTGGTCCGGCGTGGAGCGGTTCTTCTGCATCTCCGCGGCACAGCGCGACGTGCTGGTGCGGTCGGGGATGCCGGCCGAGCGGCTGGCGGTGAAGCACAACTTCGTGCCCGATCCGGGCGCCTGCCGTTCGGGCGCGGGCGAGCATCTGCTCTATCTCGGCCGGCTCGCGGAGGCCAAGGGCGTGCGGCTGCTCATGGCCGCGTGGGACGAACTCGCCGCCGACGGCGGGGTGGGCGTCCCGCTCGTGATCGCCGGTACGGGGCCGCTGGAGCCGGAGGTGACCGCCTGGGCGGCGGGCCGGGACGACGTCAGGTACGTCGGCCTCTATGACACGGCGGAGTGCCAGAAGGCCGTCGCGCGGTCGGTCGCCGTGGTGGCTCCCTCCACGTGGCTGGAGGCGTTCGGCCTGGTGGTCGTGGAGGCGATGGCGGCGGGGGTCCCGGTCGTCGCCGCCGGTCACGGCGCCTTCGTCGAACTCGTCGAGGACGGGGTGACCGGGCTGCTGCACCGGCCGGGCGAGCCCGCCTCGCTCGCGTCCTGCCTGCGCCGGATCACGGCCGAGCCGGCCCGCAACGGGGAGATGGGCCAGGCGGCCCGGCGCCGCTACGAGCGGGACTTCAGCCCGGCCGTCGGGCTGGAGCGCCTGGTGGATGAGTACCGCACCGCGATCGCGGGTCGGTCCGGCGGCGGGGACAGCCCGCCGCCGGTTGGGGACAAAAGCACTGGCTCGCGGCGGGGACACCCGCGCGAGCGGGATGGGGGCAGTCAATGA
- a CDS encoding right-handed parallel beta-helix repeat-containing protein → MGIKGRHWAWPAAPLALAMLAATGCESTPSPRPKPTAAPSASVARVCAEPAAGPAKAPAGAVTVDPAVAGDLAAKTEDNPPHTTFWLRPGKHRLDRNRYSQVIPKEGNSYLGAPGAVLDGRKTNQYAFGGNAADVTIRYLTVQGFVAPHDEGVVNHDSADGWVIEHATIQNNSGAALMAGARQEVRANCLRDNGQYGMNAYKATGRITGLVVEGNEIVGNNRDDWEKRRPGCGCTGGVKFWAVDGADVRGNWVHDNRGAGLWADTNNNDFLIEDNVIEANEGAALIYETSYNAVIRKNRIRRNNWVEGRTYADRGDNFPFATIYLSESGGEPRIRARTDKIEIYRNVLENNWSGITLWENADRFCNSPANTSSGDCTLLVKKIDRCAQPAIAAAPLYADCRWKTQRVDIHGNRFVLDKSVVDCTVRCDRMAVLANYGTYPDWSPYKGERVAEAITRKQHNSWHDNVYVGPWKFVAHDPSRVLDSLQWQGAPYRQDADSTFRARDGG, encoded by the coding sequence TTGGGGATCAAGGGGCGGCACTGGGCATGGCCGGCGGCACCTCTGGCGCTGGCCATGCTGGCGGCGACCGGCTGTGAGAGCACGCCGAGCCCGCGGCCGAAGCCGACCGCCGCGCCGTCCGCGTCCGTGGCCCGGGTGTGCGCCGAGCCCGCGGCCGGGCCGGCGAAGGCGCCGGCGGGCGCGGTGACGGTCGACCCCGCGGTGGCCGGCGACCTGGCCGCGAAGACCGAGGACAACCCCCCGCACACCACGTTCTGGCTTCGGCCGGGCAAGCACAGACTCGACCGCAACCGCTACTCCCAGGTCATCCCCAAGGAGGGCAACAGCTACCTCGGCGCGCCGGGCGCGGTGCTCGACGGCCGGAAGACCAACCAGTACGCGTTCGGCGGCAACGCCGCCGACGTCACCATCCGCTACCTGACGGTGCAGGGTTTCGTCGCGCCGCACGACGAGGGCGTGGTCAACCATGACTCGGCCGACGGGTGGGTGATCGAGCACGCGACGATCCAGAACAACTCCGGCGCCGCGCTGATGGCCGGCGCCCGCCAGGAGGTCCGCGCCAACTGTCTGCGCGACAACGGTCAGTACGGCATGAACGCGTACAAGGCCACCGGGCGTATCACCGGCCTGGTGGTCGAGGGCAACGAGATCGTGGGCAACAACAGGGACGACTGGGAGAAGCGGCGGCCGGGCTGCGGCTGCACCGGAGGCGTCAAGTTCTGGGCCGTCGACGGCGCCGACGTACGCGGCAACTGGGTGCACGACAACCGCGGAGCCGGGTTGTGGGCGGACACCAACAACAACGACTTCCTCATCGAGGACAACGTGATCGAGGCCAACGAGGGGGCCGCGCTGATCTACGAGACCAGCTACAACGCGGTCATCCGCAAGAACAGGATCCGGCGCAACAACTGGGTCGAGGGCCGCACGTACGCTGACCGCGGCGACAACTTCCCGTTCGCGACCATCTACCTGTCCGAGTCCGGCGGCGAACCACGGATCCGAGCCCGCACGGACAAGATCGAGATCTACCGGAACGTGCTGGAGAACAACTGGTCCGGGATCACCCTGTGGGAAAACGCCGACCGGTTCTGCAACAGCCCGGCCAACACCTCGTCCGGTGACTGCACGTTGCTGGTGAAGAAGATCGACCGCTGCGCGCAGCCCGCGATCGCCGCCGCACCGCTCTACGCCGACTGCCGGTGGAAGACCCAGCGGGTGGACATCCACGGCAACCGCTTCGTGCTGGACAAGTCCGTCGTCGACTGCACGGTGAGATGCGACCGCATGGCGGTGCTGGCCAACTACGGCACCTATCCGGACTGGTCGCCGTACAAGGGCGAGCGGGTGGCCGAGGCGATCACCCGTAAGCAGCACAACAGCTGGCACGACAACGTCTACGTCGGGCCATGGAAGTTCGTCGCCCACGACCCGAGCCGGGTACTCGACTCCTTGCAGTGGCAGGGCGCGCCGTACCGGCAGGACGCGGACAGCACCTTCCGCGCACGGGACGGTGGTTGA
- a CDS encoding bi-domain-containing oxidoreductase: MKQVVQNYKSGELALLDVPVPGCKPDGVLVRSAFSLISTGTELMKVSEAGMSMLGKARSRPDQVAKVVQSVATNGVPATYRKVMGKLDSYTPLGYSLCGVVEQVGAGIDDVKVGDLVACAGNEHALHAELNWVPKNLYAPVPDGLAPRHAAFGTVGSIAMQGVRRGEPQLGDVALVIGLGLIGQLVVQLLAASGVRVVGVDPDPVRCELAERLGAAACGDPASAAVETAVAELTGGHGVDQVYLAAGGGSNQPVELAARLSRDRGRVVDIGKCRLDLPWNAYYEKELDVRFSRSYGPGRYDPEYELEGRDYPIGYVRWTERRNLACFLDLLARGSVDVEPLVSHIADFDDAVETYQRLKDGDLKAVAVLFRYPGHTGEAQAPAVAVPEVRRGGGAPTPTRSAKAPVRLAFVGAGNYATSMLLPHLAQRDGVELSTVVTTTALSAANAQRKFGFAEATTDLDAVLGDKSIDAVFVVTRHSSHAELTRRALLAGKTVFVEKPLALTEDELAGVLAAVEESGNDRLQVGFNRRFAPLLRDARQRFGARTGPASLRYLVNAGRLQHGSWYLQQGSEGSRFVGEGGHFIDTASWLLGADPVSVYAVATPGNEDLQVMLRYPDGSTATISYVTTGAAGFPKETLDLVADGKVLRLDDFVRASLFSDGSAGRKRWVSSRLPKARDKGQSAELAAFIKAVRTGGPMPVPLESLVATTAATLAVQAGLVGGAPVTLARPR, from the coding sequence GTGAAACAGGTCGTACAGAACTACAAGAGTGGCGAGCTGGCGCTGCTTGACGTGCCGGTGCCGGGGTGCAAGCCGGACGGCGTGCTGGTCCGCAGCGCCTTCTCGCTGATATCCACCGGGACCGAGCTCATGAAGGTCTCCGAGGCCGGCATGTCGATGCTGGGCAAGGCCCGCTCCCGGCCGGACCAAGTGGCCAAGGTCGTGCAGAGCGTGGCCACCAACGGGGTACCCGCCACCTACCGCAAGGTGATGGGCAAGCTGGACTCCTACACGCCGCTGGGCTACTCGCTGTGCGGGGTGGTCGAGCAGGTCGGCGCCGGGATCGACGATGTGAAGGTCGGCGACCTCGTGGCCTGCGCCGGTAACGAGCACGCGCTGCACGCCGAGCTGAACTGGGTGCCGAAGAACCTCTACGCCCCGGTGCCGGACGGCCTCGCGCCGCGGCACGCGGCCTTCGGAACCGTGGGGTCGATCGCGATGCAGGGCGTCCGCCGCGGCGAGCCGCAACTCGGCGACGTGGCCCTGGTCATCGGCCTCGGGCTGATCGGGCAGTTGGTGGTGCAGCTCCTCGCCGCGTCGGGGGTCCGCGTCGTCGGGGTCGACCCCGACCCGGTGCGCTGCGAACTCGCCGAGCGCCTGGGCGCGGCGGCCTGCGGCGATCCCGCCTCCGCGGCCGTGGAGACCGCCGTCGCCGAACTCACCGGCGGCCACGGTGTGGACCAGGTGTACCTGGCCGCCGGCGGCGGCAGCAACCAGCCCGTCGAGCTGGCCGCCCGGCTGAGCCGGGACCGCGGCCGGGTCGTCGACATCGGCAAGTGCCGCCTGGACCTGCCGTGGAACGCGTACTACGAGAAGGAGCTCGACGTCCGGTTCTCCCGCTCGTACGGCCCCGGGCGCTACGACCCGGAGTACGAGCTCGAGGGGCGGGACTACCCGATCGGCTACGTGCGCTGGACCGAGCGCCGCAACCTGGCGTGCTTCCTCGATCTCCTCGCCCGCGGCAGCGTCGACGTGGAGCCCCTGGTCTCCCACATCGCCGACTTCGATGACGCCGTCGAGACGTACCAGCGCTTGAAGGACGGCGATCTGAAGGCCGTGGCTGTGCTGTTCCGGTACCCCGGACACACGGGCGAAGCGCAGGCTCCGGCGGTGGCCGTGCCCGAGGTGCGACGCGGCGGCGGAGCGCCCACCCCGACCCGGTCCGCCAAGGCGCCGGTGCGGCTGGCGTTCGTCGGCGCGGGAAACTACGCGACGTCGATGCTGCTGCCGCATCTGGCACAGCGCGACGGCGTCGAGTTGTCCACGGTCGTCACCACGACGGCGCTGTCCGCGGCCAACGCGCAACGGAAGTTCGGCTTCGCCGAGGCCACCACCGATCTCGACGCCGTGCTCGGCGACAAGTCCATCGACGCGGTGTTCGTCGTCACCCGGCACAGCTCGCACGCCGAACTGACCCGCAGGGCACTGCTGGCCGGCAAGACCGTGTTCGTGGAGAAGCCGCTGGCGCTCACCGAGGACGAGCTGGCCGGCGTGCTCGCGGCGGTGGAGGAGTCCGGCAACGACCGGCTGCAGGTGGGCTTCAACCGCCGGTTCGCGCCGCTGCTGCGGGACGCCAGACAGCGGTTCGGCGCCCGGACCGGTCCGGCGAGCCTTCGCTACCTGGTCAACGCGGGCCGCCTGCAGCACGGCAGTTGGTACCTCCAACAGGGCTCCGAGGGCTCGCGGTTCGTCGGCGAGGGCGGACACTTCATCGACACGGCGAGCTGGCTGCTCGGGGCCGACCCGGTCTCTGTGTACGCCGTCGCCACACCCGGCAACGAGGACCTGCAGGTCATGCTGCGCTACCCGGACGGGTCCACCGCCACCATCAGCTACGTCACCACCGGCGCTGCCGGCTTCCCCAAGGAAACGCTGGACCTCGTCGCGGACGGCAAGGTGCTGCGGCTCGACGACTTCGTCCGCGCCTCGCTGTTTTCGGACGGCAGCGCCGGCCGCAAGCGGTGGGTCAGTTCGCGGCTGCCCAAGGCCCGGGACAAGGGCCAGTCCGCCGAGCTGGCCGCGTTCATCAAGGCCGTGCGGACCGGCGGGCCGATGCCGGTGCCGCTGGAGTCGCTGGTCGCCACCACGGCGGCCACCCTCGCCGTGCAGGCCGGCCTGGTCGGCGGCGCGCCGGTGACGTTGGCGCGGCCGCGATGA
- a CDS encoding O-antigen ligase domain-containing protein, which produces MSPEHTDHTSKIVGTSWGLLVLNTLGSAGAKTIVPLPRSLIQMVTMGALVAAFTLALMVNPRLRIRASAFVFLLTLLLVPSVISSADLESGFGAVFRCARLALFVSTLWLLSRWWDGSLTFVRLHIRMYFVVLGSVAAGVIISPGAALPELYGGRLVGALWPLTPPQIGQYAAVIIGLAVLLVLGRRTGGRNAALVIVPAVVLLALTHTRTATLGLLIGLTLAIGSLFLTSAAARRFFAWAVLCAAVAAVGFGSALQAWFLRGQTQENFTSLTGRAKVWDALLAAPRTTSEYLFGAGLGDKSFGGLPIDNSWLAVYHEQGVTGVALVAAIIIVLGGVALLRPPSLSRACALFLISYCALASYTEAGLGDASPYLLHLAVAASLLAAPAEATALSAPDVPRRPVPRWGRRSEVA; this is translated from the coding sequence ATGAGCCCAGAGCACACGGACCACACGTCGAAGATCGTCGGGACGAGCTGGGGGCTGCTGGTCCTCAACACGCTCGGCTCCGCGGGGGCGAAGACCATCGTCCCGCTGCCCCGTTCCCTCATCCAGATGGTCACCATGGGCGCGCTGGTCGCCGCGTTCACGCTGGCGCTCATGGTCAATCCCCGGCTACGCATCCGAGCCAGCGCCTTCGTGTTCCTGCTCACCCTGCTGCTGGTGCCGAGCGTGATCTCCAGCGCGGACCTGGAGTCCGGGTTCGGCGCGGTGTTCCGCTGCGCCCGGCTGGCTCTCTTCGTCAGCACGCTGTGGCTTCTCAGCCGCTGGTGGGACGGCAGCCTGACCTTCGTCCGGCTCCACATCCGGATGTACTTCGTGGTCCTCGGGTCGGTGGCCGCCGGCGTGATCATCTCACCGGGCGCCGCCCTGCCCGAGCTCTACGGCGGGCGGCTGGTCGGCGCGTTGTGGCCGCTCACCCCGCCGCAGATCGGACAGTACGCCGCGGTGATCATCGGGCTGGCCGTGCTGCTCGTTCTGGGCCGCCGGACCGGCGGGCGCAACGCGGCGTTGGTCATCGTGCCGGCAGTCGTCCTGCTCGCGCTGACCCATACCCGCACGGCCACGCTCGGCCTGCTCATCGGGCTGACGTTGGCGATCGGCTCGCTCTTCCTGACCAGCGCCGCCGCCCGCCGCTTCTTCGCCTGGGCGGTGCTGTGCGCCGCCGTGGCCGCGGTGGGGTTCGGCTCCGCGCTGCAGGCGTGGTTCCTGCGCGGACAGACCCAGGAGAACTTCACCAGCCTCACCGGCCGGGCCAAGGTCTGGGACGCCCTGCTGGCAGCACCCCGGACGACCTCGGAGTACCTGTTCGGCGCGGGTCTGGGCGACAAGTCGTTCGGCGGGCTGCCGATCGACAACAGCTGGCTGGCCGTCTACCACGAGCAGGGTGTGACCGGCGTCGCCCTGGTGGCGGCGATCATCATCGTGTTGGGCGGCGTCGCGTTGCTGCGGCCACCGTCGCTGTCGCGGGCCTGCGCGCTCTTCCTGATCAGCTACTGCGCTCTCGCGTCGTACACCGAGGCAGGGCTGGGCGACGCCTCGCCGTATCTGCTGCATCTGGCCGTGGCCGCCTCGCTGTTGGCGGCACCTGCCGAGGCCACCGCCCTCTCGGCGCCCGACGTCCCTCGCCGGCCCGTCCCACGATGGGGCCGAAGATCGGAGGTGGCCTGA